A single Biomphalaria glabrata chromosome 2, xgBioGlab47.1, whole genome shotgun sequence DNA region contains:
- the LOC129924739 gene encoding dentin sialophosphoprotein-like — translation MTNNKHLNDVTHHILNRDTSYLNDTDTSYLNVTDTSYLNVTDTSYLNVTDTSYLSDTETSYLNDTDTSYLNVTDTSYLNVTDTSYLSDTETSYLNDTDTSYLNVTDTSYLSDTETSYLNDKDTSYLNVTDTSYLSDTETSYLNDTDTSYLNDADTSYLNVTDTSYLSDTETSYLNDTDTSYLNDTDTSYLNDTDTSYLNVTDTSYLSDTETSYLTSCGLKALHLLTMQNARKL, via the exons atgactaACAACAAACATCTTAATGATGTAACACATCATATTTTAAATAGAGACACATCCTATCTCAATGACACAGACACATCCTATCTTAATGTAACAGACACATCCTATCTTAATGTAACAGACACATCCTATCTTAATGTAACAGACACATCCTACCTCAGTGACACAGAGACATCCTACCTCAATGACACAGACACATCCTATCTTAATGTAACAGACACATCCTATCTTAATGTAACAGACACATCCTACCTCAGTGACACAGAGACATCCTACCTCAATGACACAGACACATCCTATCTTAATGTAACAGACACATCCTATCTCAGTGACACAGAGACATCCTACCTCAATGACAAAGACACATCCTATCTTAATGTAACAGACACATCCTACCTCAGTGACACAGAGACATCCTACCTCAATGACACAGACACATCCTATCTCAATGACGCAGACACATCCTATCTTAATGTAACAGACACATCCTACCTCAGTGACACAGAGACATCCTATCTCAATGACACAGACACATCCTATCTCAATGACACAGACACATCCTATCTCAATGACACAGACACATCCTATCTTAATGTAACAGACACATCCTACCTCAGTGACACAGAGACATCCTACCTCA CAAGCTGTGGGCTTAAAGCTCTTCATCTACTGACAATGCAGAATGCACGCAAGCTGTAA
- the LOC106061950 gene encoding platelet-activating factor receptor-like, which yields MVNELNLTTNSSVTWHTGVNVSTYRSYFPPGSIEILTLVDFVVIYTVISVFGIVANVVNIVVFFKMGPQDSVNISLLGLSISDFCFLLLTLFLSICYYPFWQYADQSFNIVEMKMLTLGWPQFYFKRVGNWITAFIMLERCICIALPLKVKDIITPRRTVAILVLIHVVMALAISPAYVSTSYQAQWDSKKNRTMIVFVYHENSAQIDAISSAISFTLTIITFAWVFICTLILVVSLRIKGKWRKEMAGQDKSKKVTSRDQKVIKMVTLLSVVFIISFTPDVIVLLFMTFDYRVSVYGDYFDLFLTLNGISEPFLAISASVNIFVYLTMSSKYREIYTRCFYVPRSCQKK from the coding sequence ATGGTCAATGAATTGAACTTGACAACGAACTCATCGGTAACATGGCATACAGGTGTTAATGTTTCTACCTACAGAAGTTACTTTCCACCTGGATCTATTGAAATACTCACACTTGTAGATTTCGTCGTCATCTACACCGTCATCTCTGTTTTCGGCATCGTCGCCAACGTCGTCAACATTGTCGTCTTCTTCAAAATGGGGCCGCAGGATTCAGTCAACATCAGCCTCCTGGGTCTGTCCATCTCCGACTTCTGCTTCCTTCTTCTGACTCTCTTCTTAAGCATCTGCTACTATCCCTTCTGGCAGTACGCCGACCAGAGCTTCAACATCGTCGAGATGAAGATGCTGACCTTGGGTTGGCCTCAGTTCTACTTCAAGAGAGTCGGCAACTGGATCACCGCCTTCATCATGCTGGAGAGATGCATCTGCATCGCGCTGCCCCTCAAGGTCAAGGACATCATCACGCCCAGGCGCACCGTCGCCATCTTGGTGCTGATCCACGTGGTCATGGCGCTGGCTATCTCTCCGGCGTACGTGTCCACCAGCTACCAAGCTCAGTGGGACAGCAAGAAGAACCGAACCATGATCGTATTCGTGTATCACGAGAACTCGGCGCAGATTGATGCCATTTCCTCGGCCATCTCTTTCACCTTGACCATCATCACGTTCGCGTGGGTGTTTATCTGCACTTTAATCCTGGTGGTCAGCTTGAGGATTAAAGGAAAATGGCGCAAGGAGATGGCCGGGCAAGACAAGTCCAAGAAGGTCACGTCCAGAGATCAGAAGGTCATCAAAATGGTCACTCTCCTCTCCGTAGTCTTCATCATTTCCTTCACTCCCGACGTTATCGTCCTTCTCTTTATGACCTTTGACTACCGCGTGTCCGTCTACGGCGATTATTTTGACCTCTTCTTGACCCTGAACGGCATTAGCGAGCCCTTCCTTGCCATCAGCGCGTCCGTCAACATCTTCGTCTACCTGACCATGAGCTCCAAATATCGCGAGATCTACACGAGATGTTTCTATGTGCCCAGGTCGTGTCAGAAAAAATAA